A part of Onthophagus taurus isolate NC chromosome 7, IU_Otau_3.0, whole genome shotgun sequence genomic DNA contains:
- the LOC111419571 gene encoding uncharacterized protein codes for MEDSGIDSGDHNGDNSTNQNGERFHGSDTSSADSARSPIRPPPVPSTRQLQRRLESRIEHAKRLHQEYHATPGLIPIQRLPIPGAKDHQPLVQWDTDDSEEDIVNFFPLSRKESRVHHELTDTFSIEEMSISGDEDDEEDLHLVPPQTIYRKLTCCPFSKCVIL; via the exons ATGGAAGATAGCGGTATTGATAGTGGTGATCATAACGGTGATAATTCAACGAATCAGAATGGAGAACGATTTCAC gGAAGTGATACATCAAGTGCTGATAGTGCGAGATCTCCAATCAGACCTCCACCTGTTCCCAGTACACGACAACTGCAACGTAGATTAGAAAGCAGAATAGAACACGCCAAAAGATTACATCAAGAATATCATGCAACGCCCGGATTAATTCCTATTCAAAGATTACCGATTCCGGGGGCGAAAGATCATCAACCTTTAGTGCAATGGGATACTGATGATAG tgaaGAAGACATTGTAAATTTCTTTCCTTTATCTCGAAAAGAATCAAGGGTCCACCATGAATTGACAGACACTTTTAGCATAGAAGAAATGAGCATATCCGGTGATGAAGATGACGAGGAGGACCTCCATTTGGTACCACCTCAGACCATCTATAGAAAATTGACTTGTTGTCCGTTTTCGAAATGCGTTATTCTTTAA